The sequence CCCTGCACGGGCGGTACCGCCCGGTCGCGGTGCCGATGCTCGGCTCCGGCCTCGCGCGGATCGTGGACCTCGACCGGGGCCGGCTCGCCAGGATGATCGTGGAGTCCTTCGTCCTGGCCTGCGCGGACGGCACCCCGGTCGCGCCGGAGCTGAGGCTCGTCGTGCACCCGGACGACCTGCGCCGCACGGACCTGCTGGAGCTGGAGCGCTTCCTGCGGGACCCGTACGGGCGGGACTGACGGCCGGGCCGGTACAGCGGCGTTCCGCGGCCCGCGCCTTGGCATGCTGCTCCTCCCGCCGTGGGTGGGCGGGAGCGGACCCTGCCGTCCCCCGTGCGGTCGAGGTCCGCCCCGCCTCCGGTGACAGCACACCAGTCCGGTCGCTTCCGGGGAAAGGCGCCGTCGCTTCCGGTCCGCTTCCGATCGGTGCCCCGCCACCCGCTTCCGGTCGCGGGCGGACACGCCAGTGGCGTCGCCCGGGGGCGACGCCACTGGTCCCGGCCTTGCTGTTCAGTTGTTCACCGGTGGATCAGCTGTGCCGTCCCGGGCGGCGGTAGGCGACCAGGCACAGGAGCAGACCGCCGAGGACGGCGAGGCCTCCGAGGGCCGCGATCAGGCCGTCGGCGGCGGAGCTGCCGGTGTCCGGCAGCGGCTCGCCGGTCGGCCGGTGGTGGGTCGGCCGGTGGGTCGGGACCGTGGACGCGGTGGTCGTGGTCGTGGCGGACGGGGACGACGACGTCGGGGACGCGGTCGGCGAGGGCGAAGCGGTCGGCGACGGCGAGGACGTCGGGCTGGGCGAGGCGGTGGGCGACGGCGAGGACGTCGGGCTCGGCGACGAGGTCGGCGAGGGCGAGGACGTCGGCGAGGGCGACGGGGACGGGGACGGGGACGAGGACCGGAGCACGACGCCCATGTCGAGGTCGAGGTAGCGCCGGCCGCCGGAGAGGGTGACGGTCTGGGTCAGGCCGGTGGTGGGGTCGGCGTCGGAGTCCTTGGTGGGGTCGGTGCCGGAGGCGCGGGTGGTGACCTTGGCGCCCTGCGGCAGCGTGGAGAGGTCGAACCGCACCTGGTAGGTGCCGTCGGGGAGGTTGTCGAAGAGGTACAGGCCGTTGGCGTCGGTGGTGGTGGTGACGGGTCGGCCGTTGGCGTCGACGACGGGCTGTCCGTTGCCGTCGAGCAGGTCGACCTTGACGCCGGGGACGCCGGTGTCGCCGGGCTTCTGGACGCCGGAGCCGTCCTTGTCGACCCAGACGAAGTCACCGAGCGCGTTGTCGGCCGGTGGCGGGGGCTGGACGATGCCCATGTCGAGGTCGAGGTAGCGCTGGCCGCCGGAGAGGGTGACGGTCTGGGTCAGGCCGGTGGTGGGGTCGGCGTCGGAGTCCTTGGTGGGGTCGGTGCCCGCGCCCCGGACGGTGACCTTGGCGCCCTGCGGGAGGGTGGTGAGGTCGAACCGCACCTGGTAGGTGCCGTCGGGGAGGTTGTCGAAGAGGTACAGGCCGTTGGCGTCGGTGGTGGTGGTGACGGGTCGGCCGTCCTTGTCGCGCACCGGCTGGCCGTTCTCGTCCAGCAGGTCGACCTTGACGCCGGGGACGCCGGTGTCGCCGGGCTTCTGGACGCCGGAGCCGTCCTTGTCGACCCAGACGAAGTCACCGAGCGCGTTGTTCGGCTCGGTGACCCGCTTCACCGCGACGCCGACCTTGGCCGGCTCGGCGGGCAGCAGCTGCCGGCCCTCGTTGTCGGTGGCGGTGAAGGCGAAGCTGTTCCAGGCGTACTCGGTGTCCGGAGCGTCGAACGGGGTGACCATCGGCCAGGTCAGGGTGAAGGACTCCCCGGAGGCCATCGCGCCGGCGCGGTGGACGCGGAACCAGGTCGCCGTCCCCGGGGCGGGGAAGGCGGTGGTCCAGACCGCGTTCGCGTTGCAGCCGGTCCGGTCGACCAGCGCGCTCTCGACACAGGGGTTGGCGTCGGTGGTGTACTCGATCACCACGGTCGGGTCGCTGCTGACGATCGGCTCGCTCAGCGAGGGCGTCCAGGTGCTGCCGCGCTGCGCGTCCTGGGTGAGCACGTAGTTGTCGCCGGGGGTGGGCAGCTTGTCGTAGGCGATGAAGTCGGTGACCGGGTCCGGCGAGTCGTTGCGGACGGTCATCCGGTAGGAGATGTGGCCGCCGGGGGTAGCGGTGCCGATGCTCAGGTAGTCGGAGTCGAGGTCGCCCTTCACCTCCTTGAACGAGCGCAGCACGCTGGGCACGTCCACCTGGATCTTGGAGGAGGCGTGGCAGAGCAGCTCGGTGGTGTTGCCGTTGCCGTTGAGGTCGAGCACGTCCGGGGTGCTGCCGCTGTCGGAGCCGGAGAACATGCAGGCGACCGGGTCGGTCGGCTGGTCGACGGTGACGTAGACGTCGTTGGTCAGTTCACCGGAGCGGATGCTGCTGGCGACCTGGACGTCGAAGAGCATCCGGTAGGCCAGCGGGTCGTGCAGGTAGGTGGAGTCGGGCGCGCCGGCCGGCCACTGCATCCTCAGCAGCTGGCGGCCGTCGGGGCCGGGGGTGACGGTGATCGACTCGGGGGCCTTGGCGTCCGGGTAGTTCGGGTCCGGCCGGGCGGAGCCGTCGATGTAGACGACGCCGGGCGGCAGCAGGTCGAGCAGGACGAGCGGGCGGTCCAGGTCACGGGCGCTGCGGTTGTAGGGGATGACCTGGAAGGTCGCCATGCCGCCGGGGGCGGACAGCTCGCCGGAGACGGTGGTCTTGGCCGCGCCGAGGTTGGTGGCCTGAGTGATCGTGGTGCTGGCGCAGGCGTTGGCACTGGCGTTGTTGGTGCCGTCGGTCGCGGAGGTGTCGACACAGTTGGTCAGCGGGACGGGGGCGGCGCGCCCGTCGTGGCCGGGGGTGGCGACCTGGGTGACCAGCTGCACCGCGTTGCCGGGGCTCCAGCCGGTGGGGATGGGGCCGTTCCAGGTGAACCGGAGGCCGTCGAGCCAGCGGCCGGCGGGGATGCCGAGGACGTCGTTGGCCGGGTCGCCGGCGCCCTCGGCGAAGGTGACCCGGCGGTTGGCGGCGCCGTTGAAGGGGCTTCCGGGGCTGAAGGTCAGCCAGGTCGGGTCACCGTTGAGCCGGTACTGGAGGGTGAGCTGGATGCTGGTGGGGTTCCACGGCTCCAGCTGGAGGGACTGGGGGTAGATCCAGTTGTAGAGGCCGTCGGTGGTGCCGGTACCGGGGTCGGTGATGGTCAGGCTGGTGGCCGGGCCGGAGGTGTTGGTGGCCGACAGGCTGAAGCTGTTGAGGTCGCCGGAGACGACGGTGTCGCGCCACACCTTGCTGGCGGTGACGTCCACACCGGTGGCCGGGGGCTGGAACTGGCCGGTGGTGGTGGAGGCGGAGTCCAGCGTGGTCTCGGGGTCGGTGCCGAGCGGGTCGCCCAGCAGGTCCACGTTGTTGGTGGAGGTGGTGCCGCTGGGGAAGTCGCTCTCCGGGTAGTACACGACCAGGACACCCGGCTGGCGGCAGCCGCCGCGGCCGTTGCCGGACACGAACGGGCCGATGTCGTAGCCCCAGGTGTTGGGACCGGGGGCCACCTGGGTCCAGCCCGGCGAGCGGCCGGTGTCCACCACCGCGCCCGGCGGCAGGGTGTCGAACAGACGGCTGCTGTCCAGGTCGACGTTGGGCACGTTGTCGGTGGCGCAGGGGCTGAACTGGTAGGTGACGGTGCGCCCGTCCTGGCTGCTGGTCTGGATGCCCTTGGTCACCGTGTACTGCGGCTGGACCTCGGCCCTGGTGTTGGCGCTCGCGTTCTGCGAGGTCTCACCGGTGGCACTCATGGTGGCCGAGTTGGTGGAGGTGGCGCCGTTGGGGGTGGTGAAGTTGGGGTACTTCATGACCACCGTGATGGTGGCGGTGGTGCCGGGGCTGAGGTTCTGCAGCTTGATGTCCATCGTGCCGCCCATCGCGCCGGTCGCGGGCACGGTGGAGCCGGCCTGGTCGACCGAGGAGGGGTCGGGGGTCCAGCCGACGAACTGCATGTTCGACGGCAGGGTGTCGAGGATGTGTCCGCCGGTGCATTCGTTGATCGAGCACGTGTACCGGAGGGTGTAGGTGACGTTCTCCCCCGGGGAGGCGGTCGCCTTGTCCACGCTCTTGGTGAAGGAGATGGCGGCCTGCGCCGGTGGGGCGATCAGGCCGCTGCCCAGGAGGGTTCCTCCTAGGAGGGCGAGAACCGAGGCGATCCGCCCGGTCCGGAAGGGAATACGCATACCGGACAGTTGATCCGACCGTTCGTCACACGCCCGGGCGACGCGAGGGCGGGTGACGGCGTTTCACCTTGTCAGACGAGCGTCAAATCCCATCCTCGGAGTCCGTCGCTCCCGGGGCCGGCACCGGGGCCGGGTTCGCGCCGGTGTGGAGGACGTCGCGGGCCTGTTCGGCGGAGCGGCTGATGCTCTCGCCGACGAAGTCCATGAACCGCGCGATGTTCTCCAGACGAACGGCCGCCGGGGTGCCGGTGCCGAGCACGCCGACGCCCTCCCGGGCGGTCCCGGCGAACCGGGCGTGGGCCTGGGCGGCGGCGATCATCGACTGGTACCAGACGTCGCCGTCGACGACGTAGCGCTCGCGGCGGCGCTCGTCGCGTTCGCGCCGGACCAGGCCGTGGGCCTCCAGGAACGCGATCGCCTTGGAGACGGACGCCGGGCTCACCTGGAGCCGCCGGACGAGTTCGGCCGCGGTGACGCTCCCCTCGTCGGTGGTGAACAAGCAGGTCAGGACCCTGGCCATCATCCTGGGCAGGCCCTGCTGCATCACCAGGGCGGTGAACACCTCCTCGTACGCGCGCACGGCCTCCGGGTCGCGCCCGTGCGCGGCCGGCTCGGGCGGCTGCGGTCCGCGGGGGGCGGCCTGCCGGCTCCGGTGGGCGCGGCGCTCGGTGGCGCGGTGGGCCGCGTCGGCGCGGTAGGCGGTGGGGCCGCCGTTGCGCATCACCTCGCGGGTGACCGTCGAGGTGGGGCGGTCGAGGCGCCTGGCGATCTCCGCGTAGGCGAGCCCGTCGGCCACCCCGAGTGCGATCTGCTGGCGTTCCTGCTGGGTGAGTCGGCCTCCCGGCACCTCGGTCTCCCTTCGTGCGGCCCGGACCTCCGCAGCATAGCGTTCATGCACCGTCAATGCAACGATCGATCGCGTCGACGTTGCATTGAAAGAGGATTCGTTGCAACGATATTCGACATCTGGCCTGCAGTTATGGCTGTTCTTCGCAACGAAGCTATTGATGGATATGCGAATGCAACGTAGCGTTCGTGATGTCAGAAAGCAGCAGGAGCACCACGAGCAACAGGAGAGCAGCACCATGGAGAAGTTCGCCACCACCGCCCCGGTCACCGCTGTCGTCGGCCTGCCGGCCGGCCGGGTCCAGGTGATCGCCGCCGACCGGGCCGACGTCACCGTCGAGGTGCGGCCCGCCGAGTCCGGCCGCGCCCGCGACATCCGCACCGCCGAGCAGGCCGTCGTCGGTTTCCGGGACGGCGTCCTGCGGGTCGACACCGTGCCCGGCGGCCGGCTGGTCGGTGCCGGTGCCGTGGAGATCACCCTCCAGGTGCCCGTCGGCTCCCGGATCGAGGTGGCCTCCGAGAGCACCGAGCTCCGGGCCGTCGGCCGCCTCGGTGACGTCGTCGTGCAGGGTGCCTACCGCCGGATCAAGATCGACGAGGCCGACAGCGTGCGGCTGACCGCGGTCGACGGCGACGTCGAGGTCGGCCGGCTCAACGGCCCGGCCGACATCAGCACCTCCCGGGGCTCCGTCCGGATCGCCGAGGCGCTTCGCGGCGCGGTGGTGCTCCGCACCGAGTCCGGCGACATCGAGGTGGCCGCCGCGGCCGGGGTCTCCGCGGCCCTGGACGCCGGTACCGGGCACGGCCGGATCAGCAACAGCCTGCGCAACGACGGCGCCGCGGTCCTCGACATCCGCGCCACCACCTCCTACGGCGACATCGCCGCCCGGAGCCTGTGAGCGGCCCGGGTGCGACCGGCCGGGCCGCCCGGGCCGCCCGGGTGCGACCGCTCCGGGTCCGCGGTGCCCGTGCGCGCGGTGCCCGGGTCCGCGCGGGAGCCGGGTGCCGCCCGCGGCACCCCACCCGCCCCCGGCGGGCGGGGCGGGTCAGGACGCGGCCGGTGCGCCGGCCGGCACGAGCCGGCCGGCGGCGAGGGTCAGCACCTCGTCGACGGCGTCCAGGGCGGCGTGGTCGTGGGTGACCAGCAGGGTGGTCCGGCCGCGGGTCGCGTCGAGC comes from Streptomyces sp. TLI_053 and encodes:
- a CDS encoding SdrD B-like domain-containing protein, which translates into the protein MRIPFRTGRIASVLALLGGTLLGSGLIAPPAQAAISFTKSVDKATASPGENVTYTLRYTCSINECTGGHILDTLPSNMQFVGWTPDPSSVDQAGSTVPATGAMGGTMDIKLQNLSPGTTATITVVMKYPNFTTPNGATSTNSATMSATGETSQNASANTRAEVQPQYTVTKGIQTSSQDGRTVTYQFSPCATDNVPNVDLDSSRLFDTLPPGAVVDTGRSPGWTQVAPGPNTWGYDIGPFVSGNGRGGCRQPGVLVVYYPESDFPSGTTSTNNVDLLGDPLGTDPETTLDSASTTTGQFQPPATGVDVTASKVWRDTVVSGDLNSFSLSATNTSGPATSLTITDPGTGTTDGLYNWIYPQSLQLEPWNPTSIQLTLQYRLNGDPTWLTFSPGSPFNGAANRRVTFAEGAGDPANDVLGIPAGRWLDGLRFTWNGPIPTGWSPGNAVQLVTQVATPGHDGRAAPVPLTNCVDTSATDGTNNASANACASTTITQATNLGAAKTTVSGELSAPGGMATFQVIPYNRSARDLDRPLVLLDLLPPGVVYIDGSARPDPNYPDAKAPESITVTPGPDGRQLLRMQWPAGAPDSTYLHDPLAYRMLFDVQVASSIRSGELTNDVYVTVDQPTDPVACMFSGSDSGSTPDVLDLNGNGNTTELLCHASSKIQVDVPSVLRSFKEVKGDLDSDYLSIGTATPGGHISYRMTVRNDSPDPVTDFIAYDKLPTPGDNYVLTQDAQRGSTWTPSLSEPIVSSDPTVVIEYTTDANPCVESALVDRTGCNANAVWTTAFPAPGTATWFRVHRAGAMASGESFTLTWPMVTPFDAPDTEYAWNSFAFTATDNEGRQLLPAEPAKVGVAVKRVTEPNNALGDFVWVDKDGSGVQKPGDTGVPGVKVDLLDENGQPVRDKDGRPVTTTTDANGLYLFDNLPDGTYQVRFDLTTLPQGAKVTVRGAGTDPTKDSDADPTTGLTQTVTLSGGQRYLDLDMGIVQPPPPADNALGDFVWVDKDGSGVQKPGDTGVPGVKVDLLDGNGQPVVDANGRPVTTTTDANGLYLFDNLPDGTYQVRFDLSTLPQGAKVTTRASGTDPTKDSDADPTTGLTQTVTLSGGRRYLDLDMGVVLRSSSPSPSPSPSPTSSPSPTSSPSPTSSPSPTASPSPTSSPSPTASPSPTASPTSSSPSATTTTTASTVPTHRPTHHRPTGEPLPDTGSSAADGLIAALGGLAVLGGLLLCLVAYRRPGRHS
- a CDS encoding helix-turn-helix domain-containing protein — translated: MPGGRLTQQERQQIALGVADGLAYAEIARRLDRPTSTVTREVMRNGGPTAYRADAAHRATERRAHRSRQAAPRGPQPPEPAAHGRDPEAVRAYEEVFTALVMQQGLPRMMARVLTCLFTTDEGSVTAAELVRRLQVSPASVSKAIAFLEAHGLVRRERDERRRERYVVDGDVWYQSMIAAAQAHARFAGTAREGVGVLGTGTPAAVRLENIARFMDFVGESISRSAEQARDVLHTGANPAPVPAPGATDSEDGI
- a CDS encoding DUF4097 family beta strand repeat-containing protein, with translation MEKFATTAPVTAVVGLPAGRVQVIAADRADVTVEVRPAESGRARDIRTAEQAVVGFRDGVLRVDTVPGGRLVGAGAVEITLQVPVGSRIEVASESTELRAVGRLGDVVVQGAYRRIKIDEADSVRLTAVDGDVEVGRLNGPADISTSRGSVRIAEALRGAVVLRTESGDIEVAAAAGVSAALDAGTGHGRISNSLRNDGAAVLDIRATTSYGDIAARSL